In the genome of Luteitalea pratensis, the window TTCGCGAGCGTGAACAGGCTCGGCAACAGGTACATGCCTCGGCGGAGCCGGCGCTGCTCGGGGTCGCGGCGCCGCAGCACGTTGATCATGTCCGCGATTCTACCCTCAGCCCTCCGGCCAGCGGGCGATCACGCTCTCGGCGGCCCTCACGGTATCGCCCGTCTTGACCTGGAGTTCGCACTCTGGTGGGACAAATACGTCCATGCGCGAGCCGAACTTCATCAGCCCGAACCGTTCGCCGGCAACCAACTGGTCGCCGACCTGCACGCGGCACACGACCCGGCGGGCGAGCACGCCGACCACCTGTCGGAAGACGACCGTGCGCCCGTCCGACGTCACCCACAGCTCGTTGCGCTCGTTCTCGGCGGCGGCGCGGTCGTCGTAGGCGGCCAGGAATTTGCCAGGCGTGTAGGCAATTCGCGTGATCTCGCCTCCATACGGGGTCCGGTTGATGTGCACGTCGAGCGGTGACAGGAAAATGCTGACCTGCTGCCACTCGCCCGGGGGCGCGACGCCGGCCTCGCCAGGCCCCGCCACCATCACCCGTCCGTCGGCTGGCGACAGGACGAGGTCGGGGTGCTGCGGCGGATAACGGTCCGGGTCGCGGAAGAAGTACGCCAGGAACGCGGCCAGCCCGAGCAGC includes:
- a CDS encoding phosphatidylserine decarboxylase, producing MKLDRAGYPFIAGAFAPAAYFLLKKKPGLGVPLLGLAAFLAYFFRDPDRYPPQHPDLVLSPADGRVMVAGPGEAGVAPPGEWQQVSIFLSPLDVHINRTPYGGEITRIAYTPGKFLAAYDDRAAAENERNELWVTSDGRTVVFRQVVGVLARRVVCRVQVGDQLVAGERFGLMKFGSRMDVFVPPECELQVKTGDTVRAAESVIARWPEG